The Paenibacillus sp. MBLB1832 genome has a window encoding:
- a CDS encoding sugar phosphate isomerase/epimerase family protein yields MGIGTLAHTVGHLPLKELTQKLSGRGIDFVQLALSKAISDYDTSLGKLSPALANHIGEQFDRAGVRIGVLGCYINPINPDVQQRRYEIDRFKEHLRYARDFGTSIVATETGDLATYLTQDATGYEAIGWSILRQTVEELAEEAERWGVHIGLEPVYTHTLSSTEKMARILDEVPSSTLGVVFDPVNLIPPTVVEPQDQGKFLDHAFAAFGSRIVLVHLKDYIVNNGQKNELASGKGIFETTSFLSKLHKAKPGIDISLECLEDQTIEETFRYVRNLLT; encoded by the coding sequence ATGGGCATCGGAACCCTGGCTCACACCGTCGGGCATTTGCCGTTGAAGGAACTCACGCAGAAGCTTAGCGGACGCGGGATTGACTTCGTTCAGCTTGCACTAAGTAAAGCGATTAGCGACTATGATACGAGTCTTGGCAAGCTAAGTCCAGCTCTCGCCAATCATATTGGCGAGCAGTTTGATCGCGCGGGGGTCCGTATCGGCGTATTGGGCTGCTACATCAACCCGATCAACCCCGACGTGCAGCAGCGTCGCTATGAAATTGACCGTTTCAAGGAGCATCTGCGCTATGCGCGCGACTTCGGTACGTCGATTGTGGCGACGGAGACAGGTGATCTTGCTACGTATCTCACGCAGGATGCGACCGGGTATGAAGCGATCGGATGGTCGATCTTGAGACAAACCGTGGAGGAATTAGCAGAAGAGGCCGAACGATGGGGCGTCCATATTGGGCTTGAGCCCGTGTATACCCATACCCTTTCTAGTACGGAGAAAATGGCACGCATCCTGGACGAAGTGCCGTCCAGCACGTTAGGTGTGGTGTTCGATCCCGTGAATCTGATTCCACCAACGGTGGTTGAACCACAGGATCAAGGAAAATTTCTGGATCATGCTTTTGCTGCATTTGGCAGCCGCATTGTGCTCGTACATCTGAAGGACTATATTGTGAACAATGGTCAAAAGAATGAGCTTGCCTCTGGTAAGGGTATATTCGAGACCACTTCCTTCTTATCCAAGCTGCACAAAGCTAAGCCTGGCATCGACATTTCCTTGGAGTGTCTCGAAGATCAGACCATTGAAGAAACGTTCCGATATGTGCGCAATCTGCTAACATAA
- the kduD gene encoding 2-dehydro-3-deoxy-D-gluconate 5-dehydrogenase KduD produces MTLFNLTGKTAFVTGASGGLGQAMAIGLAEAGANVIAVSSSESVQTVEAIRAIGGKAELIAADLSNEDILEDVVARAIGIYGAIDILVNNAGIIRRTPAVDHARQDWHDVIDLNLNSAFFLCQLVGRHMIERGSGKIVNIASMLTYQGGINVPGYTASKHAIAGVTKALANEWAGKGIQINAIAPGYMMTNNTAPILKDENRTKSITERIPAGRWGAPEDLKGPVVFLSSSASDYMNGHVLCVDGGWMAR; encoded by the coding sequence ATGACACTTTTTAATCTTACAGGCAAAACAGCATTCGTTACTGGCGCGTCAGGCGGTTTAGGGCAAGCAATGGCCATCGGACTTGCGGAAGCAGGAGCTAATGTCATTGCCGTGTCTTCATCAGAAAGCGTTCAAACCGTTGAAGCCATTCGTGCGATTGGCGGCAAAGCCGAACTGATCGCGGCTGATCTAAGCAACGAAGACATCCTGGAAGATGTTGTTGCGAGAGCTATCGGCATTTACGGCGCCATTGATATTCTTGTCAACAATGCGGGTATCATTCGCCGCACACCTGCCGTGGATCACGCGCGTCAAGATTGGCACGATGTGATTGACCTGAACTTGAATTCGGCATTTTTCCTATGCCAGCTTGTTGGTCGCCATATGATCGAGCGCGGCAGCGGCAAGATCGTCAATATCGCATCCATGTTGACGTACCAAGGCGGCATCAATGTCCCTGGCTATACGGCAAGTAAACATGCGATTGCTGGTGTAACCAAAGCACTAGCGAATGAGTGGGCTGGCAAAGGCATTCAAATCAATGCCATTGCACCTGGCTATATGATGACGAACAATACAGCACCTATCTTAAAAGATGAGAACCGCACGAAATCCATCACGGAGCGTATTCCAGCAGGTCGTTGGGGTGCACCAGAGGATTTGAAAGGCCCAGTAGTCTTCTTATCTTCCAGCGCTTCCGATTATATGAATGGTCATGTGCTTTGTGTTGACGGCGGATGGATGGCACGATAG
- a CDS encoding DMT family transporter, translated as MKYYVYVLTGAISFGLLSTFVKKAYEAGFHVGDVVGSQILFGLMMLWLMAFVTSKSAKAGAERPTFRVSPKQTLLLMLVGTSSGLTGIFYYAALQYVSASFAILLLFQFTWIGIVLEALIDRKRPSKDKLIALIFLIIGIMMASGYLQGHLEAPSLVGVLLGLLSALTYALFIAMNGRVVNHVAPITRSAVMQTGSFVIIMLIFPPHFLWNGSLHESLLPWALLLALFGVVIPPLFFAIGVPRIGGGMATIMSAAELPTAVILSFIVLHEPVNALQWCGVTITMFGIAWPELKKRRHVLQGAQTK; from the coding sequence ATGAAGTATTATGTGTACGTCCTAACTGGCGCTATCAGCTTCGGACTTCTATCAACTTTCGTGAAGAAAGCTTATGAGGCTGGATTTCATGTAGGTGATGTCGTTGGCAGTCAAATTTTATTCGGATTAATGATGCTGTGGTTGATGGCTTTCGTGACGTCTAAGTCAGCGAAGGCAGGTGCCGAGAGACCAACGTTTCGTGTTTCACCCAAGCAAACGCTTCTGCTCATGCTTGTTGGAACAAGCTCTGGTTTGACGGGTATCTTTTATTATGCAGCACTGCAATATGTATCGGCTTCTTTTGCTATTCTTCTATTGTTCCAATTCACCTGGATCGGCATCGTACTTGAGGCTCTTATTGATCGTAAGCGACCAAGTAAAGACAAGCTTATTGCCCTTATTTTCTTAATTATCGGTATTATGATGGCGAGCGGTTATTTACAAGGCCACTTAGAGGCGCCGTCATTGGTAGGTGTGCTGCTTGGGCTGCTATCTGCGTTAACCTACGCGTTGTTCATTGCGATGAACGGCCGAGTAGTGAATCATGTTGCACCGATCACACGAAGCGCTGTGATGCAGACAGGCTCTTTCGTGATTATCATGCTGATCTTCCCGCCACACTTCCTGTGGAACGGTTCGCTGCATGAATCTTTATTGCCTTGGGCATTGTTATTAGCCCTGTTCGGCGTGGTCATCCCGCCGTTATTTTTCGCGATTGGCGTGCCGCGCATCGGTGGAGGCATGGCCACGATTATGAGCGCGGCGGAGCTGCCGACCGCGGTCATTTTGTCCTTTATCGTTTTGCATGAACCGGTCAATGCACTGCAATGGTGCGGTGTCACCATTACGATGTTCGGCATTGCATGGCCGGAGCTAAAGAAACGAAGACATGTGCTGCAAGGCGCACAAACGAAATAA
- a CDS encoding bifunctional 3-deoxy-7-phosphoheptulonate synthase/chorismate mutase, which translates to MRLDELRGRIDEINLELLSLLTERAQTVQEIASEKEKQGVPKFDPLREKKMLEDLVARNTGPFTDETIRQLFKQIFQASLSLQLIDHKQQLLVSRSKQKANTVIQLGSTVIGTGKPVMIAGPCSVESYEQVRTVAAALKAAGVTVMRGGAFKPRTSPYDFQGLGLEGLQILKEVADEFGLRTISEIVDPSHIEIADQYIDVIQIGARNMHNFELLKAAGDAPIPILLKRGLSATIDEFIHAAEYILSRGNTQVMLIERGIRTYEKATRNTLDISAVPILKQETHLPVLVDVTHSTGRKDIFAPCAKAALAAGADGIMVEVHPTPATALSDAAQQLTIDEFNTFFEVIRQSGLF; encoded by the coding sequence ATGAGGTTAGATGAATTGCGAGGGCGGATTGATGAGATCAATCTGGAGCTCTTGAGCCTGCTGACAGAGCGCGCACAGACAGTTCAAGAGATCGCTTCCGAGAAGGAAAAGCAAGGCGTGCCTAAATTTGACCCGCTTCGCGAGAAGAAAATGCTAGAAGACCTAGTTGCTAGGAACACAGGCCCTTTTACCGATGAGACCATTCGCCAATTATTTAAGCAAATTTTCCAAGCCTCCCTGTCTTTGCAGCTCATTGACCATAAGCAACAACTGCTCGTTAGCCGATCTAAGCAAAAGGCAAACACCGTAATTCAGCTGGGCTCCACGGTTATTGGCACTGGAAAGCCTGTGATGATCGCTGGCCCCTGCTCCGTGGAAAGCTACGAGCAAGTGCGCACCGTTGCTGCCGCGCTTAAGGCGGCAGGTGTCACTGTGATGCGCGGAGGTGCGTTCAAACCCCGAACTTCACCTTACGATTTTCAAGGCTTAGGACTAGAAGGGTTGCAAATCCTCAAAGAAGTTGCCGACGAATTCGGGCTGCGCACGATCAGTGAAATCGTTGACCCTTCCCATATTGAAATCGCAGATCAATACATTGATGTGATCCAAATTGGCGCAAGAAACATGCACAATTTCGAGTTGTTGAAGGCGGCGGGCGATGCGCCAATCCCGATTCTGTTGAAACGCGGACTCTCCGCTACAATTGATGAATTCATTCACGCGGCTGAATATATCCTATCCCGCGGCAATACACAGGTGATGCTGATCGAACGCGGCATCCGCACGTATGAGAAGGCCACTCGGAATACGCTGGATATTTCCGCTGTTCCTATTCTCAAGCAGGAGACCCACCTGCCTGTTTTGGTTGATGTGACGCACTCGACAGGTCGCAAAGATATTTTTGCACCATGTGCCAAAGCGGCCCTAGCCGCAGGTGCAGACGGGATTATGGTCGAGGTCCATCCGACCCCTGCTACCGCGCTTTCTGATGCCGCGCAGCAACTGACCATAGACGAATTCAACACCTTTTTCGAGGTGATTCGGCAATCTGGCTTATTTTGA
- a CDS encoding LLM class flavin-dependent oxidoreductase, with protein MLKLSILDQSQIGEGRNAAQTLAETTELAQDAERIGYHRFWVSEHHASQALAHSSPEVLIAHLAAKTERIRLGSGGIMMPHYSAYKVAENFRLLEALHPGRIDVGLGRAPGGMPISTRALQEGKYTSVDSYPQQIADLTGYLYDDLPAGHRFAGLHASPVISTAPEIWLLGSSYDSARIAADQGAAFGFAQFFGNADCEQALRIYREHFKPSRLNAKPYSLAAVLAICADTEEEANQLALSTDLFFLSLGKGKLLPWFPSVRTALDYPYTENDYAMIRSGRHRRIVGTPQQVKEEIMKLNEAYHADEIMVVSPIHNVESRLHSYRLLAKAFAL; from the coding sequence ATGTTGAAACTAAGTATTTTAGATCAGTCACAAATTGGGGAAGGTCGTAACGCCGCTCAGACTTTAGCTGAAACGACGGAGCTGGCGCAAGATGCAGAACGGATCGGCTATCACCGCTTTTGGGTGTCCGAACATCATGCCTCCCAAGCCTTAGCGCATTCCAGCCCAGAAGTTCTGATTGCACATTTGGCTGCCAAAACAGAACGCATCCGCTTAGGTTCAGGAGGTATCATGATGCCTCATTACAGCGCCTATAAAGTTGCGGAAAACTTTCGTTTACTAGAAGCCCTGCATCCTGGGCGTATTGATGTGGGATTAGGCCGTGCGCCTGGCGGCATGCCAATCTCTACACGTGCGCTGCAAGAGGGTAAATATACAAGCGTTGATTCATACCCGCAGCAAATCGCCGATTTGACGGGTTATCTCTATGATGATTTGCCAGCGGGGCACCGCTTCGCAGGTTTGCACGCTTCACCTGTAATTTCGACGGCGCCAGAAATTTGGCTGCTCGGCTCGTCCTATGACAGCGCGAGGATTGCCGCGGATCAAGGGGCTGCATTTGGTTTTGCCCAGTTTTTTGGGAATGCGGATTGTGAGCAAGCGCTGCGCATATATCGGGAGCATTTCAAGCCGTCTCGATTGAATGCGAAGCCGTATTCCTTGGCAGCCGTGCTGGCCATCTGTGCGGACACGGAAGAAGAAGCGAATCAGCTTGCGCTGAGCACGGATTTATTTTTCCTATCGCTTGGGAAAGGCAAGTTATTGCCATGGTTCCCTTCGGTACGTACAGCACTAGATTATCCGTATACCGAGAATGATTATGCGATGATCCGCAGTGGCCGTCATAGACGCATTGTTGGCACGCCACAGCAAGTGAAGGAAGAAATCATGAAGTTGAATGAGGCGTATCATGCAGATGAAATCATGGTGGTTTCACCCATTCACAACGTGGAGTCTCGCTTGCATTCGTATCGATTGCTGGCCAAAGCATTTGCTCTGTAA
- a CDS encoding iron-containing alcohol dehydrogenase codes for MESFMQYNPTKLWFGEGQIKQLQQEVDTHGKRVLLVYGGGSIKQNGVYDAVMKQLRECEATVIEMPGVEPNPRLTTVKKGIALCREMSIDLILAVGGGSVIDCAKAISVGVFYDGDVWDIITRKATPERALPLGTVLTLAATGSEMNNISVITNWEKNEKRGWSSPFAYPAFSILDPAYTVSVPRDQTVYGIVDMMSHVLEQYFHRTEHAPMMDRFMESVLLTVMEAGVKLVDDLQNIKHRATIMYAGTTAFNGMLSCGTDGGDWASHQIEHGLSAVYDIPHGGGLAIVFPNWMAHCAEEDPSRMKKLAMTVFGIEERGRSDYEIAMEGIQALRQFWDSLGAPNRLGYYGIDDQRIEELVHKSFMKPSIGQYKVMTRDSVRDILIRSLA; via the coding sequence ATGGAATCATTTATGCAGTATAATCCAACCAAATTATGGTTTGGTGAAGGCCAAATCAAGCAATTACAGCAGGAAGTAGACACACATGGCAAGCGTGTATTGCTGGTGTACGGCGGCGGAAGCATTAAACAAAATGGCGTGTATGATGCGGTGATGAAGCAGCTACGTGAGTGTGAAGCAACGGTTATCGAGATGCCAGGCGTTGAACCGAATCCTAGGTTGACGACCGTCAAGAAAGGCATAGCGTTATGCCGTGAGATGAGCATTGATCTCATTTTGGCCGTAGGCGGGGGAAGTGTCATCGATTGCGCCAAAGCAATCTCCGTAGGGGTGTTTTATGACGGAGATGTTTGGGACATTATCACAAGGAAGGCAACGCCAGAGCGCGCATTGCCACTTGGGACGGTACTAACGTTAGCTGCGACGGGGTCCGAAATGAATAATATCTCCGTGATCACGAATTGGGAAAAAAATGAGAAACGCGGTTGGAGCAGTCCATTCGCTTATCCTGCTTTCTCCATTTTAGATCCTGCCTATACGGTATCTGTGCCGCGTGATCAGACGGTATATGGCATCGTCGATATGATGTCCCATGTCCTCGAGCAGTATTTCCACCGAACCGAACATGCGCCAATGATGGATCGGTTCATGGAATCTGTGCTGCTAACCGTTATGGAAGCGGGCGTTAAGCTGGTTGACGATCTGCAGAATATCAAGCATCGAGCAACGATCATGTACGCGGGGACGACCGCGTTTAATGGTATGCTCTCTTGCGGAACAGACGGAGGGGATTGGGCTTCACATCAAATCGAGCACGGGTTGTCCGCTGTTTATGATATCCCGCACGGCGGTGGGTTAGCGATTGTATTTCCGAACTGGATGGCCCACTGTGCGGAGGAAGATCCAAGTCGGATGAAGAAGCTGGCAATGACCGTTTTTGGTATTGAAGAGAGAGGCAGGAGCGACTACGAAATTGCGATGGAAGGGATTCAGGCCTTGCGTCAGTTCTGGGATTCATTAGGGGCGCCGAATCGATTGGGCTATTATGGCATCGACGATCAGCGAATTGAAGAATTAGTTCATAAATCATTTATGAAACCGAGCATTGGACAGTATAAAGTGATGACGAGAGACAGCGTGCGCGATATTCTGATAAGGTCGTTAGCATGA
- a CDS encoding AraC family transcriptional regulator, whose amino-acid sequence MRENYTTAWSDDSIRFISSPSTFAATNLYYVQEIGHFHTLPGYFTEREGLDSYLIVYIQRGKGKLIYQGHTYTLEARQLFFIHCMPYHQYTADPNDPLELLWVHVYGSSISAYYEQYADQYEPVLPLANERIPELITRTLQIQQQKSAATELLTSQLLVELLTTILLSSQEKDLSESDKPAYIHAIRQTLEQRFSEPISLDQLAQKHAVSKYNMAKRFKQFTGFSPHEYLIGIRMVHAKEKLKYSDMPVSEIAAAVGIHNVSHFINLFRDRTGDTPLVYRKKWQRPR is encoded by the coding sequence ATGAGAGAAAATTATACGACCGCCTGGTCGGACGACTCGATCCGTTTCATTTCCAGCCCCTCTACGTTCGCAGCAACGAATTTGTATTATGTTCAGGAAATCGGCCATTTCCACACCCTCCCCGGTTATTTCACGGAGCGTGAAGGACTTGATTCTTACCTGATCGTGTACATCCAGAGGGGCAAGGGGAAATTGATTTATCAAGGGCACACATATACCTTGGAAGCTCGTCAGCTGTTTTTTATCCATTGCATGCCCTATCATCAGTACACTGCTGATCCTAACGATCCGTTAGAACTGCTGTGGGTCCACGTGTACGGCAGCTCAATTAGCGCCTATTACGAACAATATGCTGATCAGTATGAGCCTGTTCTTCCGCTCGCCAATGAGAGGATTCCCGAATTAATCACGCGCACGCTCCAAATACAGCAACAAAAAAGTGCGGCCACAGAACTGCTGACCTCCCAGTTGCTCGTGGAATTGCTGACGACCATCCTCCTGTCCTCACAGGAAAAAGACCTGTCCGAATCGGACAAGCCTGCCTATATTCATGCGATTCGTCAAACATTGGAGCAGCGCTTCTCGGAGCCTATATCCCTAGACCAATTAGCGCAAAAGCATGCGGTCAGCAAATACAATATGGCCAAACGATTCAAGCAGTTCACAGGCTTCTCGCCGCACGAATATTTGATTGGTATTCGCATGGTTCATGCGAAGGAGAAGCTAAAGTATTCCGATATGCCGGTCTCCGAAATTGCGGCTGCGGTGGGTATCCATAACGTCAGCCATTTTATCAACCTTTTCAGAGATCGCACAGGCGACACACCGCTTGTCTATCGGAAGAAGTGGCAGCGGCCCAGGTAG
- a CDS encoding sensor histidine kinase, with product MSRLETKQFHFQLVPTAGVTMVRQLFAKYELDAANAGITYTLDMKLTAGHELMLTVDSDRIEQVYANIVYNAIKFTRRGGFITVKVEIRDEPSELVIRLTDSGVGISDEDLPHIFERFYKASKSRSNSGGSGLGLAIAKEIVQYHGGQIWAESRLGEGCSISFSLPMHRI from the coding sequence CTGAGCCGCCTAGAAACGAAACAGTTTCATTTTCAGCTTGTCCCTACAGCTGGTGTGACGATGGTTCGGCAGCTATTCGCGAAGTATGAATTAGACGCTGCCAACGCAGGAATCACCTACACCCTAGATATGAAGCTGACAGCGGGGCATGAGCTGATGCTTACCGTCGATTCGGATCGGATTGAACAGGTGTATGCGAATATCGTCTATAATGCGATTAAATTTACTCGTCGCGGCGGCTTTATCACGGTGAAAGTCGAAATTAGAGATGAACCAAGCGAGCTTGTCATACGGCTAACCGACAGCGGTGTCGGGATTAGTGATGAAGATTTACCGCATATTTTCGAGCGCTTCTATAAGGCTTCCAAATCCCGCAGCAACTCGGGCGGAAGTGGGCTAGGCCTCGCGATCGCCAAAGAAATTGTCCAGTACCATGGCGGTCAAATATGGGCAGAGAGTCGTTTAGGAGAAGGGTGCAGCATTTCATTTTCACTCCCGATGCATCGTATATAA
- a CDS encoding heme-binding protein: MEKCAWKDGMCNLRTTLKLELEEARVMIAAGIAAAEALKAVETICIVDEGGYLLALERMNGARNTSPELAIAKAFTASGHRRSTHLFNQPGGPATIHGEAFGIHAMMPGKFAIFVGGFPIVVNGQVIGGVGVSGGAGEDDIAVGVAALKALQSHLGESYQVLTDPNIKK; encoded by the coding sequence ATGGAAAAATGTGCTTGGAAGGATGGGATGTGCAACTTGCGAACGACACTGAAACTGGAACTGGAAGAAGCTAGAGTCATGATAGCTGCTGGTATTGCCGCGGCAGAAGCGCTGAAGGCTGTCGAAACCATTTGTATCGTGGATGAAGGAGGCTATCTCCTGGCACTTGAGCGCATGAATGGAGCGCGTAACACAAGCCCCGAGCTTGCGATTGCCAAGGCTTTTACAGCAAGCGGACATCGGCGTTCGACGCATTTATTCAATCAGCCAGGGGGGCCAGCGACGATTCACGGTGAAGCATTTGGCATCCATGCGATGATGCCAGGGAAGTTTGCGATTTTCGTAGGCGGATTTCCCATTGTGGTGAACGGGCAAGTCATTGGCGGTGTTGGTGTGAGCGGCGGCGCGGGCGAGGATGACATCGCTGTCGGCGTTGCGGCCCTGAAGGCGCTGCAAAGTCATTTGGGTGAGAGTTATCAAGTTCTAACGGATCCTAATATTAAAAAATGA
- a CDS encoding DeoR/GlpR family DNA-binding transcription regulator — translation MNPLRRYETIMEVLLAQKEVSVNELSERLEVTGKTIREDLAKLEEKGLLIRIHGGAMLAQSDQLGILSAKEPNIKHADKKSEIATLALRYIQQRDIIALDGGSTTLEIAKRLDNQPLTVVTNDLYIISELVHKDEIRLVVPGGYRIRNMLAGPEAVEYVRGLNIQKSFISATGVHLQHGFTIYTNDLVEFKRALISSSATVYGVIDHFKFGQCALRTFATLPEVAKILTDSALPPETAQLYRDSGIQIETL, via the coding sequence ATGAATCCTTTGCGCAGATATGAAACAATTATGGAAGTCCTCCTCGCTCAGAAGGAAGTTTCCGTGAATGAATTGAGCGAACGACTCGAAGTCACAGGTAAAACCATTCGCGAGGATTTAGCTAAACTGGAGGAAAAAGGACTGCTCATCCGCATCCATGGCGGTGCCATGCTTGCTCAGAGTGATCAGCTCGGGATTCTTTCCGCGAAAGAACCGAATATCAAGCATGCAGACAAAAAGTCGGAAATCGCGACCCTTGCGCTTCGCTATATCCAGCAGCGCGATATTATCGCGCTGGATGGCGGCAGCACCACGCTTGAAATTGCTAAGCGGCTGGACAATCAGCCGCTTACCGTTGTAACGAATGACCTCTATATAATCTCGGAGCTCGTTCACAAAGATGAAATCCGGCTTGTTGTTCCTGGCGGCTATCGCATACGCAATATGCTGGCAGGCCCGGAAGCCGTAGAGTATGTGCGCGGGCTGAACATTCAGAAATCGTTTATTTCAGCTACTGGTGTGCATTTGCAGCACGGATTCACGATCTATACGAATGATCTGGTTGAGTTCAAACGTGCACTTATTAGTTCAAGTGCGACTGTCTACGGCGTGATTGATCATTTCAAATTCGGTCAGTGCGCTTTGCGCACGTTCGCCACGCTGCCTGAGGTTGCTAAGATCCTAACGGACAGCGCATTGCCTCCAGAAACGGCGCAGCTTTACCGCGATAGCGGCATTCAGATTGAAACCTTATAA
- a CDS encoding L-fucose/L-arabinose isomerase family protein, which produces MSIFPPIKASLKPRIGLYSIGLRAYWEQFPGLKERLEAYGRFIEKKMSAWADVYDYGLVDTEGEGRKAGEWLAERHVDLVFCHAATYSTSSTVLPVHQICKAPVVFLNLQPTARLNYEQSTTGEWLAHCGACPVPEFANVFNRAGIPFRVVNGLLGLDYTPAISLTDEVTHERFEAIRAWKEIEEWVRAAAVPRTLLRSRFGFLGNTYSGMLDMYSDFTMISAQTGLHVEVLEMCDLDRMLKEVTAQDVKQKLEEIHAMFQISGDSPSDPIAKKPTEEQLEWSCRVAAAQEKLVRAYDLDALSYYYHGAPGGEYEKLQGGFIVGHSLLTARGIPCSGEGDLKTAVAMKISDILGVGGSFSEIVVVDYFDETILLGHDGPFHIAISEGKPILRGMGLYHGKQGTGVSVEAKVKTGAITTLNVTQTGDGRLKLISSEGTSTNGAIMKIGNTQTPVKFREHPDAYMTRWFAEAPTHHCAMSIGHNASLFQKVAELMKVNHVIL; this is translated from the coding sequence ATGTCGATATTTCCACCTATCAAAGCAAGTTTAAAACCGCGTATTGGGCTGTACTCAATCGGACTCCGTGCCTATTGGGAGCAATTTCCTGGATTGAAAGAGCGTTTGGAAGCGTACGGACGATTCATTGAGAAAAAGATGTCTGCCTGGGCGGATGTGTATGACTATGGGCTTGTGGATACCGAAGGCGAGGGGCGGAAAGCGGGAGAGTGGTTAGCCGAACGTCACGTTGATCTTGTGTTCTGCCACGCAGCAACCTACTCCACTAGCTCAACGGTGCTGCCTGTCCATCAGATTTGCAAGGCACCTGTCGTGTTCTTGAACTTGCAGCCAACAGCGAGGCTTAATTATGAGCAATCGACAACAGGTGAGTGGTTAGCGCATTGCGGAGCTTGTCCTGTACCAGAGTTTGCGAATGTATTCAATCGCGCAGGCATTCCTTTCCGAGTTGTGAACGGCCTCTTGGGCTTGGATTATACGCCGGCGATTTCACTGACGGATGAAGTGACCCATGAGCGTTTCGAGGCGATTCGCGCATGGAAGGAAATCGAGGAGTGGGTCCGTGCTGCTGCCGTGCCTAGAACCCTTCTGCGCAGCCGTTTCGGCTTCCTGGGCAATACCTACAGCGGTATGCTGGATATGTATAGCGATTTCACAATGATTTCGGCGCAGACAGGTTTGCACGTGGAAGTGCTGGAAATGTGCGATCTGGACCGGATGTTGAAGGAAGTGACTGCCCAGGATGTGAAGCAGAAGCTGGAGGAAATCCATGCGATGTTCCAAATAAGCGGCGACTCGCCTTCCGATCCCATCGCGAAGAAGCCGACGGAAGAACAGCTCGAATGGTCCTGCCGAGTCGCGGCTGCGCAGGAGAAGCTCGTGCGCGCTTACGATCTGGACGCCTTGTCGTATTACTACCACGGAGCGCCAGGCGGTGAGTATGAGAAGCTGCAAGGCGGCTTCATTGTGGGGCACTCGCTGCTCACAGCGCGAGGCATCCCGTGCTCAGGCGAAGGCGACTTGAAGACGGCAGTCGCAATGAAAATCAGCGACATTCTCGGCGTCGGCGGCAGCTTCTCCGAGATCGTCGTGGTCGACTATTTCGACGAGACGATCCTTCTCGGCCATGACGGGCCGTTCCACATCGCGATTTCCGAAGGAAAGCCCATTCTGCGCGGCATGGGGCTGTACCATGGGAAGCAGGGGACAGGCGTATCCGTTGAGGCGAAAGTGAAGACTGGCGCGATCACAACGCTGAATGTGACACAGACGGGCGATGGCAGGCTGAAGCTGATCTCCAGTGAAGGGACGTCGACGAACGGAGCGATCATGAAGATCGGCAACACGCAGACGCCGGTAAAGTTCCGTGAGCATCCAGACGCTTATATGACGCGTTGGTTCGCGGAGGCGCCGACGCATCACTGCGCGATGTCCATCGGACACAATGCGTCGCTGTTTCAGAAGGTAGCCGAATTGATGAAGGTGAACCATGTAATTCTATAG